The following are encoded together in the Candidatus Hinthialibacter antarcticus genome:
- the dnaE gene encoding DNA polymerase III subunit alpha: MSVSDFVHLHVHSEYSLLDGACRINELIAKAKSLNMSHLALTDHGVMHGSLAFYQKAVKQGIQPIIGVEAYIAPESRFLKSGGREASIDDRSDKTAYHLVLLAKDFQGYQNLMKLSSIAQLEGFYYKPRIDREVLREYSQGLIGLSACLNGEVPNNLLEGRGDFAVERAKEYLDIFGEGNFYLEVQPNGLAEQEIVNRELRNVSKQLSIPLVATTDAHYLTPEAAKTQDCLICIGTKKTLSDPNRLKLSTQELYIKTGEKMAEQMPDFIDAVENSRLVAEKCNLEINYDGTKLIMPGFDIPEEEDSHEEYLRKLVYEGAERRYGGVTDEIKERIERELDIILGQDFTGYFLITWDYINWAREQKISVGPGRGSAAGSVVAYALGITDIDPIKYNLLFERFLNPERISPPDIDTDFSDKRREEVIRYVQDKYGHDRVAQIATFGTIGAKNAVRDVARVMGLPPSEGDKIAKMIPEGLGITLTQSLAEVSELKRLSESDSIHQELFRHALAIEGMVRQTSTHAAGVIIAPDELSKFTPLMRGANKDEDVATQYEMKILESIGLLKMDFLGLKNLSVIDGAVDNIHERYDSKFEIDAIPMDDPKTFELLCRAKTNGVFQLESTGIKEVLRKLQPESFTDVIALLALYRPGPLGSGMVDDFINRRHGRAEIVYDHPSLEPILKETYGIILYQEQVMQIANAIGGFTLGQADVMRRAMGKKQEDLLNKMEKDFYDGAKAKSVDLSIAQRLWNLIFKFAGYGFNKSHSAAYAYITYRTAYLKANFTDAFLASLLTTDMGDSNKVVKYKSDCQDYGIALLPPDINESNETFTVTDEGIRFGLAGIKSVGVGAVRTVIDERENNGAYKSLEDFCTRLAGGATTKTLIENLVRVGAFDSFNQTRATLINGYSTILERVQGELHDLAVGQDSLFGDFNEDEEEAVPQIEELPELENTEIWADEKKLLGFYLSGHPLMEYQSEIELFSTHQAGPLNEIEGEDIGAVRLLGIVNEVKKRKTRNGDLMAIFLLADMSGDIEVAVMPQLVEKSGHLLNADDIIVLDGQASRRGSDVSVRADRIMTLDDCWRSGGVNEVHLYVSSDHLSDESMMRLKGRLLGTKGSVPVVLFVHVPEIGTVRYELEDSFKIEPSRDLKAELESILEGGVVRFAGGGMPRPTSNGRNGNYRKRQAAKKS, from the coding sequence ATGTCAGTATCTGATTTCGTCCATTTACACGTCCACTCCGAATATAGCCTGCTTGACGGCGCCTGTCGCATCAACGAATTGATTGCGAAAGCCAAGTCGTTAAATATGAGCCATTTGGCGCTCACTGACCACGGCGTCATGCACGGCTCGCTGGCGTTCTACCAAAAAGCCGTCAAACAGGGCATCCAACCCATCATCGGCGTCGAAGCCTACATCGCGCCCGAGAGCCGCTTTCTCAAAAGCGGAGGCCGCGAAGCGTCCATCGACGACCGCTCAGACAAGACCGCCTACCACCTGGTTTTGCTCGCGAAGGATTTTCAGGGCTATCAAAATTTGATGAAGTTGTCGTCGATCGCGCAACTCGAAGGCTTCTACTATAAGCCGCGCATCGACCGCGAAGTCTTGCGCGAATATTCGCAGGGATTGATCGGCCTTTCGGCGTGCCTGAACGGCGAGGTTCCAAACAACTTACTGGAAGGACGCGGCGATTTTGCCGTTGAACGCGCGAAAGAATATCTCGACATCTTCGGCGAAGGCAATTTCTATCTTGAAGTCCAACCTAACGGGCTGGCTGAGCAGGAGATCGTCAACCGCGAACTGCGCAACGTCTCGAAACAGTTGTCGATCCCGCTGGTCGCCACCACGGACGCTCACTACCTGACGCCGGAAGCTGCCAAGACCCAGGACTGCCTGATCTGCATCGGCACAAAAAAGACGCTATCCGACCCCAATCGGCTGAAACTTTCAACCCAGGAACTCTACATCAAAACCGGCGAAAAAATGGCGGAGCAGATGCCCGATTTCATTGACGCGGTCGAGAACTCGCGCCTGGTCGCCGAGAAGTGCAATCTCGAAATCAACTATGACGGCACCAAACTCATCATGCCGGGGTTTGATATTCCCGAAGAGGAAGACTCACACGAAGAGTATCTGCGCAAACTGGTTTACGAGGGCGCGGAACGCCGTTACGGCGGCGTGACCGATGAGATCAAAGAGCGCATTGAACGCGAACTCGACATCATTCTCGGTCAGGATTTTACCGGCTATTTTTTAATCACATGGGATTACATCAACTGGGCGCGCGAACAAAAAATTTCGGTCGGCCCGGGGCGTGGTTCGGCGGCAGGCTCGGTCGTCGCCTACGCGCTCGGCATCACCGACATCGACCCGATTAAGTACAACCTTCTCTTCGAGCGTTTTCTCAATCCAGAGCGCATTTCCCCGCCGGATATTGATACCGACTTCTCCGACAAGCGCCGCGAAGAAGTGATCCGCTACGTGCAAGACAAATATGGGCACGACCGGGTCGCGCAGATCGCCACTTTCGGCACCATCGGCGCCAAGAACGCCGTACGTGACGTGGCCCGCGTGATGGGCTTGCCGCCGTCGGAAGGCGACAAGATCGCCAAGATGATCCCCGAGGGCCTGGGCATTACGTTGACCCAGTCGCTGGCTGAGGTCTCCGAACTCAAGCGGCTGAGCGAGTCGGATTCGATCCATCAAGAATTGTTCCGCCATGCGCTGGCGATTGAAGGCATGGTGCGCCAGACCTCGACCCACGCGGCGGGCGTCATCATCGCGCCGGATGAACTCTCGAAGTTCACCCCGTTGATGCGCGGCGCCAATAAAGACGAAGACGTCGCGACCCAATACGAGATGAAAATTCTTGAGTCAATTGGCTTGCTCAAGATGGATTTCCTGGGTCTAAAAAACCTCTCCGTCATCGACGGCGCCGTCGACAATATTCACGAGCGCTATGATTCGAAATTCGAAATCGACGCCATCCCGATGGATGACCCCAAGACCTTTGAACTCTTGTGCCGCGCCAAAACCAACGGCGTGTTTCAGTTAGAATCGACCGGCATTAAAGAAGTCTTACGCAAGTTACAGCCGGAATCGTTCACCGACGTGATCGCGCTTTTGGCGTTGTATCGTCCCGGCCCACTGGGCAGCGGCATGGTAGACGACTTCATTAACCGCCGCCACGGTCGCGCCGAAATCGTCTATGACCACCCTTCGCTCGAACCGATCCTGAAAGAGACCTACGGTATCATTCTCTATCAAGAACAGGTCATGCAGATCGCCAACGCCATCGGCGGATTTACGCTGGGCCAGGCCGACGTCATGCGCCGCGCCATGGGCAAGAAACAAGAAGACCTGCTCAATAAAATGGAGAAAGACTTCTACGACGGCGCCAAAGCCAAGAGCGTCGATCTCTCCATCGCCCAACGCCTGTGGAACCTGATCTTTAAATTCGCCGGGTATGGATTCAACAAGTCTCACAGCGCCGCCTACGCTTACATCACCTATCGCACCGCCTATCTGAAAGCCAATTTCACAGACGCATTTCTGGCCTCGCTGCTCACCACCGATATGGGCGATTCAAACAAAGTGGTGAAGTACAAAAGCGACTGCCAGGACTACGGCATCGCGCTGCTGCCGCCTGATATCAATGAATCAAACGAGACCTTCACCGTCACCGATGAGGGCATCCGTTTCGGTCTGGCGGGCATCAAAAGCGTGGGCGTGGGCGCCGTACGCACCGTCATCGACGAGCGCGAAAACAACGGCGCGTATAAATCGCTCGAAGATTTCTGTACGCGGCTCGCAGGCGGCGCGACAACGAAAACCCTGATCGAAAATCTGGTACGCGTTGGCGCGTTTGATTCATTCAACCAAACCCGCGCCACGCTCATTAACGGTTACTCCACCATCCTTGAGCGGGTGCAAGGCGAACTGCACGACCTGGCTGTCGGACAAGATTCGCTGTTCGGCGATTTTAATGAAGATGAGGAAGAGGCCGTCCCGCAGATTGAAGAACTGCCGGAGTTGGAGAATACCGAAATCTGGGCGGATGAAAAAAAATTGCTCGGCTTTTATCTGAGCGGACACCCGTTGATGGAGTACCAGTCTGAAATCGAATTGTTTTCGACGCATCAAGCAGGCCCGCTCAACGAAATCGAAGGCGAAGACATCGGCGCCGTTCGCCTGTTGGGCATCGTCAACGAAGTCAAAAAACGCAAGACGCGCAACGGCGACCTGATGGCGATTTTTCTTCTCGCTGACATGAGCGGCGACATCGAAGTCGCGGTCATGCCGCAACTGGTCGAAAAAAGCGGACACTTATTAAACGCCGATGACATCATTGTTCTCGACGGGCAGGCCAGCCGACGCGGCAGCGACGTTTCGGTGCGCGCCGACCGCATCATGACCCTGGACGATTGCTGGCGCAGCGGCGGCGTCAACGAGGTACATCTCTATGTATCGTCCGACCATTTAAGCGACGAAAGCATGATGCGCCTCAAAGGACGCCTATTGGGAACAAAGGGCAGTGTTCCCGTTGTTCTTTTTGTGCACGTACCAGAGATCGGCACGGTTCGCTATGAGTTAGAAGATTCGTTTAAGATCGAACCCAGCCGCGACCTCAAGGCCGAACTCGAAAGCATTCTCGAAGGAGGCGTGGTGCGCTTCGCCGGCGGCGGAATGCCGCGCCCCACCAGCAACGGCCGCAACGGCAACTACCGCAAACGCCAAGCAGCGAAGAAATCGTAG
- a CDS encoding polysaccharide deacetylase family protein: MKYIIALIAFMVFVVGVIFYVSISSNEHSVPPPQTIGNAIHTVIFHGVSSDPTVKGFSLSPDYLRDIFRMIQIDGKRTLFASEAAQHVINREVPEPNLVCLTFDDGEKGLLEFVDPLLKEFGFKATAFVFTVGTENGERHHNWRELQQLKATGRWEIQTHSHTHDHLPQMTDDEVEQDLTTSLTLLKEHGFSEYPVLAYPFSEYDDRVANIAKRIGFHAAFTAGPNPRAFWDSSPFAVPRTTISQFMGQEFVCKKLGLNKEKIIGRLEILDIAKTPSPGANGQRAPKAAIIDRGDDLSHGQLGQEYLIPEMVIGPTPIFIDETATYELSLWAPKTDHDYEIEFEFIVSHPNGKNNKTIHIQNPKINGWNVLLRQELNAGENLLYFIKIAPGAVFDAIKIERIDSK, translated from the coding sequence ATGAAATATATCATTGCTCTTATCGCATTTATGGTTTTTGTTGTCGGCGTAATTTTTTATGTCTCCATTTCGTCAAATGAACACAGCGTCCCGCCGCCGCAAACCATTGGCAACGCCATCCACACCGTGATTTTTCACGGCGTCTCAAGCGATCCGACCGTCAAAGGCTTTTCCCTATCGCCCGACTATCTGCGCGATATATTCCGTATGATTCAAATTGACGGCAAGCGCACCCTCTTCGCCAGCGAAGCGGCGCAGCACGTCATCAATCGCGAAGTTCCTGAGCCGAATTTGGTTTGCCTCACATTCGACGACGGCGAAAAGGGGCTGCTTGAATTCGTGGATCCATTGCTCAAAGAATTCGGCTTCAAAGCAACTGCGTTTGTATTTACCGTGGGGACGGAAAACGGCGAACGCCATCACAATTGGCGGGAGTTGCAGCAACTCAAAGCAACCGGCCGCTGGGAAATTCAAACGCACAGCCACACGCACGACCACTTGCCCCAAATGACGGACGACGAAGTTGAGCAGGATTTAACAACCTCGCTCACGTTGCTAAAAGAACACGGATTCAGCGAGTACCCCGTGTTGGCGTATCCATTTAGCGAATATGACGACCGCGTCGCGAATATTGCCAAGCGCATCGGTTTTCATGCGGCGTTCACCGCCGGGCCAAACCCAAGAGCATTCTGGGACAGCAGCCCCTTTGCCGTCCCGCGAACAACAATCTCACAATTCATGGGGCAAGAATTTGTCTGCAAAAAACTGGGGCTGAACAAAGAGAAAATCATTGGGCGGCTTGAAATCCTCGACATTGCCAAGACGCCTTCACCGGGCGCCAATGGACAACGGGCGCCCAAGGCCGCAATCATTGATCGCGGCGACGACCTTTCCCATGGCCAACTGGGACAGGAGTATTTGATTCCAGAAATGGTGATTGGCCCGACTCCAATCTTCATTGACGAAACCGCAACCTATGAGTTGTCTCTTTGGGCCCCCAAGACCGATCACGATTATGAAATCGAGTTTGAATTTATCGTTTCTCACCCCAACGGGAAGAACAATAAAACAATCCATATTCAGAACCCAAAGATCAACGGATGGAATGTGTTGCTTCGCCAAGAACTGAATGCGGGAGAGAACCTCTTATACTTTATTAAAATCGCTCCGGGCGCCGTCTTCGATGCAATTAAGATCGAACGGATTGATTCAAAATAA
- a CDS encoding type II toxin-antitoxin system HicA family toxin → MNKKQQKTLESIFEKPTSATVRFQDIESMLTAMKFVRKERAGSRVTFIRGGDRISFHRPHPKPETPKYAVEALRDFLLSIGETP, encoded by the coding sequence GTGAACAAAAAACAACAAAAGACGCTTGAATCTATTTTTGAGAAGCCGACTTCGGCAACGGTCCGGTTTCAAGATATTGAGTCTATGTTAACAGCAATGAAGTTTGTAAGAAAAGAGCGAGCGGGCTCAAGAGTCACCTTTATTCGCGGCGGTGACCGGATTTCATTTCATCGCCCGCATCCAAAACCTGAAACCCCGAAGTATGCTGTTGAAGCCCTGCGGGATTTCCTACTATCAATTGGAGAAACGCCATGA
- a CDS encoding type II toxin-antitoxin system HicB family antitoxin, with the protein MMEYKGYRATPQYSADDKCFYGQLLGIRDCVLFEGRSVKELEKAFKEAVDNYLDECAEEGTQPQKPFSGRFNLRIDTDLHAKAIETASNQNKSLNQFISDLISKAVY; encoded by the coding sequence ATGATGGAGTATAAAGGCTATCGCGCAACTCCTCAGTATAGCGCTGACGATAAATGCTTTTATGGTCAACTGCTCGGAATTCGCGACTGCGTTTTATTTGAAGGCCGCAGCGTGAAAGAACTCGAAAAAGCATTTAAAGAGGCTGTTGATAATTACCTTGACGAATGCGCGGAAGAAGGAACCCAACCGCAAAAGCCTTTTTCGGGCCGGTTTAATTTACGAATTGATACAGACCTTCACGCAAAAGCGATTGAGACTGCTTCGAACCAGAATAAAAGTTTGAACCAATTCATTTCTGATTTGATTTCAAAAGCGGTCTATTAG
- a CDS encoding glycosyltransferase: MTKPKLLIVWHGALFPSYRRAFWRLQTEHGWDVHLLAARSWSKAMPRRTRFQPAPEEPIHVHLQRAWFGLHGAVHLHPFFPWLMGRLKPDLLYVIEEPFSVMAWLAAYMATRRVPPTPFALYAYQDIYKKYPPPFRWMERFVLEHAARVLVPNIDAGKVAERKHYRGLWDVLPATVDLEKFAYRRRTNESELFTLGYVGRLAEEKGLRDLLWALSHCDDRIRLRLAGDGPARHRLGVLAKELGVDERLAFLGPIAHEELPAFYHEIDALVLPSRTTPQWREQFGRVLIEAMACGAPVIGSDSGAIPSVIGDAGIIFAEGEADALVNKIELLANDPRWQNELSLRGRVHAEQNYGVDRVAEKLHRHLTEALHARRD; encoded by the coding sequence ATGACGAAACCAAAACTCTTAATCGTTTGGCATGGAGCGTTGTTCCCATCGTATCGGCGGGCGTTTTGGCGCTTGCAAACCGAGCACGGCTGGGACGTGCATCTGCTGGCGGCGCGATCCTGGAGCAAAGCCATGCCGCGGCGCACCCGCTTTCAGCCCGCGCCAGAGGAGCCGATCCACGTTCACTTGCAACGCGCATGGTTCGGGCTGCACGGCGCCGTCCATCTCCACCCGTTTTTCCCTTGGCTGATGGGGCGGCTCAAACCCGATTTGCTTTATGTGATTGAAGAACCGTTCTCCGTCATGGCCTGGCTGGCGGCCTATATGGCGACGCGGCGCGTCCCGCCGACGCCCTTCGCGCTGTACGCGTATCAAGACATTTACAAAAAATACCCGCCGCCGTTTCGCTGGATGGAACGCTTCGTTCTCGAACACGCTGCGCGCGTCTTGGTTCCAAACATCGACGCAGGCAAGGTGGCGGAACGCAAGCACTATCGCGGCCTGTGGGACGTATTGCCCGCAACGGTCGATCTCGAAAAATTCGCCTACCGCCGCCGGACAAATGAGAGCGAGTTGTTCACGCTGGGCTATGTCGGACGCCTGGCGGAAGAAAAGGGCCTGCGCGATTTGTTGTGGGCGCTGTCGCATTGCGACGACCGCATCCGCTTGCGTCTCGCGGGCGACGGCCCGGCGCGGCACCGCTTGGGCGTGTTGGCGAAAGAACTGGGCGTGGATGAACGCCTCGCCTTTCTCGGCCCGATTGCGCATGAAGAATTGCCCGCCTTCTACCACGAAATCGACGCCTTGGTCTTGCCTTCGCGCACCACCCCGCAGTGGCGCGAACAATTCGGGCGCGTATTGATCGAAGCGATGGCGTGCGGCGCCCCGGTGATCGGGTCTGACTCGGGCGCGATCCCGTCCGTCATCGGCGACGCGGGCATCATTTTCGCCGAAGGCGAAGCCGACGCGCTGGTCAATAAGATTGAACTGTTGGCGAATGATCCGCGCTGGCAGAATGAACTCTCGCTGCGCGGACGCGTACACGCAGAGCAGAATTACGGCGTTGACCGCGTCGCAGAAAAACTCCATCGCCATCTAACGGAGGCGCTTCATGCACGTCGCGATTAA